A window from Fragaria vesca subsp. vesca linkage group LG5, FraVesHawaii_1.0, whole genome shotgun sequence encodes these proteins:
- the LOC101301300 gene encoding WUSCHEL-related homeobox 8-like — MENGFLSKVRMEGQRRVLAVKLERLRTQNPDGFCVMTDDQVEQLQKQIAVYAVICEQLVDMHKAFTAQQDLAGMKMGNVYGDLMPFGGNKVTARQRWTPSNTQLEILERIYNEANGTPGKHRVKEITKELSQHGHVTETNVYNWFQNRRARSKRKQSVPTRNMTELDIEPEVISPKDKKTKPEDMYFRSPDSGNENPKW, encoded by the exons ATGGAAAATGGGTTTCTAAGTAAGGTGAGAATGGAGGGGCAGAGAAGAGTGTTGGCAGTGAAATTGGAGAGGCTGAGGACTCAGAACCCAGATGGGTTTTGCGTCATGACGGACGACCAAGTCGAGCAACTCCAGAAACAGATCGCCGTCTACGCCGTCATCTGTGAGCAGCTTGTTGATATGCACAAGGCCTTCACTGCCCAACAGGATCTTGCTG GAATGAAGATGGGAAATGTGTACGGCGATTTGATGCCATTTGGTGGCAACAAGGTAACTGCAAGGCAGCGGTGGACGCCATCAAATACGCAACTTGAAATCCTTGAGCGTATCTATAATGAAGCCAACGGAACTCCAGGAAAGCACAGAGTCAAAGAGATAACCAAGGAACTCTCACAACATGGCCATGTTACTGAAACTAATGTTTACAATTGGTTCCAAAACAGAAGAGCTCGTTCAAAGAGAAAGCAATCGGTGCCAACACGGAACATGACAGAATTAGATATAGAGCCCGAGGTTATATCTCCCAAGGATAAGAAGACAAAACCTGAAGACATGTACTTTCGAAGTCCTGATTCAG GAAATGAGAACCCCAAATGGTAA